In Thermococcus sp., the DNA window TAATGACGATGAGCTGATGCAGAACCTGATGTCGCTGATCGCTGATGAGGAAAGAAGACAGGAAATGGGTAAGAATGCTCGAAAAAGTGTGGAGAATCACTTTAGCTGGGAAGCAGTAGTTTCCCAGGTGTTTAACGCTTATAAGGAAACTATGGATCAGGCAAACGAAGAGCCCTTTGTCCTTTACAAGCTCCATCAAACCCTCAAGAGGGGGATCGCGAATGCTGGTGTCTTTAACCTTTGATGTGGAACAGGACTGTCCTCCCTACTTGAGCACAACTAGGGGGGTGGAGGAGGGGCTCCCGAAGATCCTTGACCTGCTTGGGGAAAAGGGGGTTAAGGGGACATTCTTTTTTACGGCACAGATGGCAAAGGAATACCCCCATCTAGTGAAGCGCGTGGTTGAAGATGGCCATGAACTGGGGTGTCATACCTACAACCACGAGCGTCTGGACAAACTGTCAAAAGGTGAAGCCGAGAGGATCATAGAGAAATCCCTCCAGGTGTTGAGGAACTTTGGAGAGGTGGTCTCGTTCAGATCCCCGAATTTACAGCTTCCTTCTGAGATATACGCCGTATTGAGGGAGAAGGGAATCCTTGTGGACTCTTCAAAGGCCGTCTATAAGAGGTACCGGGGCATCTCGTACGTGGGTGGTGTGCTGGAAATCCCCGCTTCTGTAACTTCCTCCGTATTGAGGCTTCCCTGGAGAATCCAACGAATAATCCATGCTCGTTTAAGGGAGCCGAGGGTTTATTTCGCCCATCCTTGGGAGTTTGTCCCGATGAAGGGGGTACGCTTTGACTGTCGCTTTAACACTGGAGAAAAAGCCCTTGAGTTGCTTGAAAGACTTATAGACCACTACAGAAGGGAGAACGCAGAATTTTTATTGATGAGGGACTATCTAAAGGTTTTCAAGCCCGAAAGGCGTCAAGAGGCAGAGGGAGTCTCACAACACCCTAGGTAGATTGATCCACATTAGGTATAGGGCCACCAGAACCACCACAGCTGCGAAAACCTGTCTCAGCTCCCTGCAGGAAAGCGATTTTGCTGTACGCACGCCGATGGCGTCTCCAATTAGCCCGCCTAGCACGAAGAGTATCACTATTACAAGGTCTATGGGTCTGCCTTGGAGTTCGTAGCTCACAAAGCCAGCAAGTCCGTTAAGGACTACCACGAAGAGGGACGTTCCAACTGCACGATGCATTTTAAGCCCTGCACCCATCGTCAGGGCTGGGACAAGCAGGAAGCCGCCTCCGACCCCAAAGAATCCAGAGGCAATCCCAACGAGAAAGCCAAGGCCAGCGACGTTAATACGGCTAATTTCTTTCCCCTCTTTAACCTGTTGAACCTGTTTACTATTGTTCTTCACCATTTTAATCGCTATAGCTACCATCAGAACCGCGAACAGCGTCAGCAAAAGGGGCCCTTTTACAGATTTGTTCATGTAGCTACCGATATAAATCCCGGGAATGCTTGTAAGGGCCATTAGCGTTCCGGTTTTAAAGTCTATGTTTCCCTTTCTCCAGTGCATTATGAACCCTATGATTGCGGTTATTCCTACAGCAACCAAGGAGGTGCCGACGGCGGTGTGGGGATCAAGGCCTACGAAGTACACCAGCAGGGGGACTGCAAGGACTGATCCACCGCTTCCCGTAAGGCCAAGCGACAGTCCAGAGAGGAACCCAGAGATTACAGAATCCACTAGATTCATAACGATTTCCCCAGAGCGATGAATTAAAGTGTACCCTTTTAAAATTTCCTCTGATTCCAAATTAAATGATGCCAGCCCCGTAGAGCGCGTGATATGCTTTAAGTAACGTGTTCTGAACTCTCTTCGGGCCAAAGGTTCTCACGGCCCTTCCAAGGCCCTCGTTGTAGATACGGCGCATTATGAAGTCCGTCTCGCGGTTGAGACTCAGCTTTTCCTGGTTCTCAAGGTAGAGGCGCGCTATTTGGGCAGGCTCGCGGTAGTTGAGTCCCTTCAGCCACCTGAGCGGAATCCCGTCGTTGAAGCGCTTGACGACCTCAAAGCCGATGACCGTAACCTCATCGTCACCGTAGAGGTCGCCGTAAATCTTGTTCAGCTCATGGAGGAGCTCCTTAACGTCCGAAAAGCCATCTAACTCTGCATCCTCATTGGTTAATTCCTTTACTTTCTTTTTCTCAACTTTAGTTATCCTGACCTTTGCTAGTGTAGTGTCGCTCGGCCTGACCACTAGGTAAACCTCACTCCCCGGCTTCGCCTCGTAGTTACCGTAGCGTATCGTGGTTACCTTGTCCCCGCGAAGGATTTTAGACTTATAGACTGAGTCAATCAGCATGAATTTCCTTATCTGGACCGGCTTCGCTCTCCTCAAGGTTCAACCCCCTCAGTATCCCCGGTAGTTCTTCGAGTGAGTTCATCGTGAAATCGGCGTAGTCGAGATACTCAAGCTCCCTGTCGGCGTATTTTCCATAGCGGAACCAGATGGTGGTCATACCCACGTTTTTAGCCCCATATATGTCGGAGTAAAGCCTGTCCCCAACCATGAGCGCCTCTTCAGGCTTGACCCCTATGTCTCTCAAAGCCCTCTTGAATATCCGAGGGTGGGGCTTCTTCACGCCAAGGGAGTCGGATATGAGTACTTCATCGAAGTATGGATCGAGTTCGAGGCGGAGTATTTTCTCCCACTGCTTTATCGGGTCGCCGTCGGTGATTATCCCGAGGCGATAGCCGTCCTTCTGGAGCTCCAGCAGAAGTCGTCTGACACCACGGACGGTTCTCAGGTATGCGAACTTGGTGTTGTGATATGAAATGACTCCGGCGGCAACTAGTTTGGGGTCGTAGGGAATCTCTAGTCTTCTTAAGAGGTAGTCAAAATGTCGGTTGAAGTTGCTTCCATACTCTTTTATCAGCTCAAGAAGCTCCCCGTAGGCGGTGTCGAAGTCAACCGGGAGGCCGTGACGCACCATGTTCTCTATCGCGTTCCGGCGCGCCATCTCGGCTAGCCTCGTCGTATCGACAATCGTATCATCTAGGTCAAAGAACACGACCTTTATCATCACGCTCCCCAGCCTATCTCGTTGAAGTGATATTTAACCCTTCTCAATATCGAGGTAGGGTCCCTTGGGATCCTGTGCCTTCATCTTCCTGTAAGCCCTGAAGTATTCGTCCTCCTCCAGCCACTCCCCTATGAGATCATCGAGGGTTCTCTTGAGGGATATCGGTGTCGTGGAGACGAAGATTATCCTTCCGAGTTTGAGTGGTCTTATGGCGGAGATGATGCGCTTTATGAAGTCGTTGGGGCCGTGGATGATGAGGAACTTCCTCTCGTGCCAGTCCCCCCTTCCCTCTGGCTTCCTCTCAACGACCTCCTTTAGCTTCCAGCCCAAACACTCCTTCGGAACCTCGTGAACCTCGACACTGTCAAGGGCATTTCTAACGGCCTCAACCTCTTCCCCAGAAAATCCTATCAGAAAAACCGCCTCATTCATTAAGCATCACCTTCACCTTTTCCATCAGCATATCCATGACCTCGCCCGCCCGTCCACGGATGAAGACGTCGGCTATCGGTGTTATCCCACTCCGTTTGGTGTTCACCTCGATTACCCTGCCGCCGTGCTCCTTAACGATCTGGGGGATGTATGCTGCTGGATAAACGATGCCGCTCGTTCCAATGACGAGAACGAGGTCCGCACTCCTGGCCAGCTTAAAAGCTTCCTCCAGCGCCTTTTTCGGAAGTGGCTCGCCGAACCATACAACGTCTGGCCTTAGAAGGGAACCACAGCGCGGACACTCTGGGAGACCTCTCTCATTTAGGGACTCCTCCAGACGATCACTCTCCTTAAGATTCTCCGTGTAGGAGCAGGAAGTGCACCTAACGCGGAAGATGTTTCCGTGAAGATCCATCACGTTCCTGCTCCCTGCCTCGCGGTGCAGGTCGTCGACGTTCTGCGTTATCACTGCCGTCAGAATCCCCATCCTCTCGAGTTCTGCAAGGGCATAGTGAGCCGGGTTCGGCTTTGCTTTCATTACCAGGTTCATCCTCCACTTCTGACCTCCTTCCCGCCGTGAAGGGCGAGGGTTCCAACGAATTAACCCCTCACCATTGGCAGGGAGGTTTGAGGGGGTAACCCTCATCACCCCTTTTGAAGAGGGTTCGGAGAACCCCTCTGGCTCGGCCTTGAGCCAATTACCCCTACCCGCCGTTAAACCCGGCAGGTTTGGGGTTATCGTTTCTACCGCCTTCTTTAAGATATTAAACGCTCCAACAAGGTCCGCGTTAAACACAAGCCCCGTCGCGGGACACTTAAATAATCCGCGAACGAAGCGAGCCCCTTCGTGAGGATTCCCGCAGACGGGACAAGTCTTCGAAGTGTAAGCCTCATTAACCAGCTCAACCAGAATATCATACTCCTCTGAGACTTCCTTGAGCCGTTGAATCACCGTGTTGAAACGCCAAGTGCGGGAGAGGATGAAATTCCGCTTCTTGCCCTTATTCGGCTTTTTAGCAATCCCCTTAGGATAACCGACCACAATCCTTGAAACTCCGAGATTGTAGAGCTTTTCAACAGTTTGCCTTACCGCCGTGTTAATGTAGTGTCTGGCTTGAAGTTTAGCCTTCTCATGCATTCTTTTGAATTTTCTACTCGTTTTCGCTCCCGACTTGTTGAGTTTAGACTGATAAACGGCTATTTTCCTCTGGAAGTAGAAGTCTATTGCCTTGATTGGCCTGCCACTAACGAGAAAACTCTCCCCGTTCTCAACGTAGACCGCCATTAGATTGTTCACTCCCAAGTCAATGCCCGCTGAGAGGTTTCCTAAGGGCTCTCTTGGAACTTCAAACCAGCCTTCTTTGGTCAATTTCTGACTGACCGTCAGGCTGATTTTTGCAGACCATTTTCTTTTCACGTCGTCGTAGATGATTTCAAGCCTCCCTTGTTTGCCCTTCAAGTGTATCCTACCCTTGAACTGAATTTCTAACTTACCGAATTTTCCGAGTCCTTTAAGGATTAACTTGTTGCCTTCAATTTTGTATTGGTCGTTCCTGAGGATGATTAAGGGTTTTCTTCTCCCACCTTCCTTCAAATAGTTTGGAGGTTTTGGTTTGAGCCATTTGGGGAGTTCTCCGGACTTCTTTTTCCTTGCAAGGGAGAAGAAATTTCGCCATGCTTCAGTATTCTTCCTGCAAATCTGCTGGACTGTCGCCGAGCCAATTTCCTTCTTAAACTCCTTGTAGACGATTTTCCTGTCTTGTTGAAGTCTACCGGTTTACCCTCAAAGAATTCTTGCCTGCGGAGGTAGTTTACTCGGTTCCAGACTTTAGCCCCAACATCGGCTAACTTGAAAAGGATTTTCTCCTGTTCTTTTGAGGGCTGGAGTTTTACCGTTACTGTCCTTTTCGTTTTAACTCACGCTCCCATTGGGTTTCAACGTAGTGCTTAACAATCTCGTCCGTTATGTAGCCGACTGAGGCGACAAAATAGGAGCGAGACCAGAGTCTCCCGTGAGTCGTTTTGCTCCTCAGTTCTGGAAATTCTTGGAGGAGTTTCCTGGCAGTTTTACCCTTTAAGTGGTTCACTATTTGGGCTGGCGAGAGGTTGGGTTTGGCTTGGAGGAAGACGTGAACGTGGTCTGGCATTACTTCGAGGGCGATGACTTCGCACCCAATTTCTTCCGAGTATTCTTTGAGCATTTCCTTGAGTCTCTCTGCGACTTTTCCGGTGAGAATGTCCCTCCGGTATTTTGGTATCCAGACGATGTGGTAGGTTATGAAGTGTTTTGCGTGTCTTGTTCTCTTGATTCTTGGTGATTCTGGTTTCATTGTGAACCCCTTAGTGTATGATATGTATCAAGACTTAAATGTTTTTCGCTTCCTATTTAAAGGCAGGTAAAAGCTCCAGACGAGATGGGGATCCTTTTTGAGGGCCCTCGGAGTGGCAAGCTCCTCCGGCCGGTGCTTTTTCCACAGCCCCTTGGAGCCTCTGAAGGTCGGAACGCCGCTCTCGGCACTTACCCCTGCACCTGTGAAGGCTATCGCGAACTTAGACTTCACTAGCAGCTTAGCGGCTTCTTCCAACATGTTACTACCACTTCGGAAGACCTTAAAAATCCTGCCCGTGATTTTGGATATGAGTGGAGAATTCAGAGGATATTCTAATCGAAAAATCTAAAGACCGTGCAAGGGTTTAAATTGTATGCATGCATACATTTAACTGGAGGTGAGACGATGCCGGTTACGGACGGCACCCCAAAGAGCAAAGTCACCACTTCACACGGCCGTTACTACGCGGAGAGAATGGCGCTGGCGAGACGGAAGAAGCTTAGACGGCGAGCCACGCTCCTTCAGCTCGTGAGAAAGAGGAAGGGGATAGTCGCGCTCAGGACGAGCACGATAAGGGTTGAGAAGAGACACATAACAAAGAACGAAGCCCTCGCGATACTCGTGGGGACGCAAATTGGGGCGGGAGTCCTCGGATTACCCTATGCGGCAAGTAAGGTTGGCCTTATTCCAGCGTTTGGCGTCCTCATGGGGATCATGCTCCTCATGCTCGGAACCGCTTTCATAGTACTAAAGCTCAGCGCCGGCATGAACGGCGCCCAGATGAGCACCGCCGCGAGCAGGACCCTTGGAAAGGCTGGGGGTTGGCTGATGTACATCAGCATCTTTATAATGAGCTTCGGCGCGCTCCTGGCCTACATAGCAGGCATGGGAAGCGTGTTCCAGAGCCTCTTTGGAATAAACGAAACCCTCGGGGCGCTCATCTTCTGGGTTCTGGCTTCACTCGTTGTCTACCACGGCCTCGAAGCCAGCGGGAAGACCGAACTGATAATGAGCTACATCATGCTCGTCCTCTTCATCGGCGTCACCGTGATGCTGGCCCCCCACGCGAAGCTCAACAACGGGCTATACGTTGACTGGGGCGGACTGCTCAGCATAACTGGAGTGGCTATCTTCGCCCTCGGCTGCCACACCGTCATCCCCGACGTCTACAAGGGACTTGGGAGCTACGATGAGACGAAGAAGGTTGTGGTGCTCGCATTCCTGATTCCAACGGCAATATACGCGGTGTTTATGGCGGCGTTCCTGCTGGCCTTTGGAAGGGACACACCCCAGATAGCTACCCAGGGACTTCAGCTCCTCTACGGAGAGCTGGGCAACGTCATAGGTAACCTCATACCCCTGCTGGCAATAACGACGAGCTACATAGGCATAGCCCTCGCGCAACAGAGCAACAGCGAGGAGTTCGTACGCATGAGGAGATTATACGCATGGGTGCTGACGGTGATTCCTCCAGCCATCGTTTACTTTGCCGGCGTTAGGAACTTCGCGGACGTTCTGGCCTTCGCCGGCGACACCGGGGACATGCTGGCCTTCATCGTGCTTCCAATACTGATGTGGTTTGCCTACCGCTTGGGGAGGCGCTGAGCCTCCACCTCTCTTTTTCTCATCGGAGGTCTGGCCCTTCTTCAACGATCCTAGTGCACATTTCTGAACACGTTCTTATCTCGGTAAGATTTATATTCATGACGTTTAAATCCCCATCGAGGTGTTTGTGATGGCTGAGTACATGGAATACCGCGACAAGGTCTTGGAGTTTATTGAGGACCACGAGAACTGGAGGAAGCATACGATAAACCTCATAGCGAGCGAAAACGTGACCTCTCCAAGTGTCACCCGTGCCGTTGCGAGTGGGTTCATGCACAAGTACGCCGAGGGCTGGCCGAAGCAGCGCTACTACCAGGGTTGCAAGTACGTTGATGAGGTCGAGCTTATAGGTGTTGACCTCTTCACCAAGCTCTTCAAGAGTGACTTTGCCGATTTGAGGCCGATCTCTGGAACCAACGCCAACCAGGCTGTCTTCTTCGGACTCGCCCAGCCGGGAGACAAGGCTATCGTTCTGCACACCAGCCACGGTGGGCATATAAGCCACATGCCCTTCGGTGCCGCTGGAATGAGGGGTCTTGAGGTCCACACCTGGCCCTTTGACAACGAGGAGTTCAACATCGACGTCGACAAAGCCGAGAAGCTTATCCGTGAGGTCGAGCCCAGGATAGTCGTCTTCGGCGGTTCACTCTTCCCGTTCCCACACCCGGTCAAGGAACTTGCACCGGTCGCTAAAGAGGTTGGAGCCTACGTCATGTTCGATGGAGCGCACGTCCTTGGTCTCATCGCTGGCAAGCAGTTCCAGGACCCGCTCCGTGAAGGGGCTGACATAATCACCGCTTCAACCCACAAGACCTTCCCGGGACCGCAGGGCGGTGTCATCATCTATAAGCGCTTTGGAGAGACCGAGGAGATAGCCAAACTCCAGTGGGCAATCTTCCCAGGTGTTCTGAGCAACCACCACCTCCATCACATGGCCGGAAAGACCATCACAGCGGCGGAAATGCTCGAGTACGGACAAAAGTATGCGGCCCAAATAGTGAAGAACGCAAAGGCCCTTGCCGAGGCCCTTGCCGAGGAAGGTTTCAAAGTCGTCGGCGAAGACAAGGGCTACACCAAGAGCCACCAGGTCATTGTCGACGTCAGCGACCTGCACGAGGCCGCTGGAGGATGGGCCGCCCCGCTCCTTGAGGAGGCCGGCATAATTCTCAACAAGAACCTCCTGCCATGGGATCCGCTTGAGAAGGTCAACACTCCGAGCGGCCTGCGCATAGGCGTCCAGGAGATGACCCGCGTCGGCATGATGGAGGGCGACATGAAAGAGATAGCGCACTTCATGAAGCGCGTGCTCCTTGACAGGGAAGACCCGAAGAAAGTCAAGCGCGATGTATACGGCTTCCGTGCCGAGTTCCAGAAGGTCTACTACTCCTTTGACCATGGCCTCCCGCTTAGGGAGTGACCCTCCGTTTATTATCTTTTTCTCTTGAAAGCCTCGCCGTTCACGGCAGGGATACAGTAAACCACCCAACAGCCCTTAAACAGGAAAGCAACAGAAAATCCTAAATACACTAACCACCCACACTCACCATTGGGTGGGCGATAGTGGGGAGAATCGACATCTACCTGAGGGACGACGTGGAGAAAAAGTTCAGAGAACTCGTCGAGAAACTCTACGGTGGAAGAAAAGGAAGCCTGAGCATAGCCGCCGAGCAGGCAATTCTCGACTGGATTAAAAAAGTCGAAAGCGAGGAGAAATGAAGCGCTCAGTAACCCTCAAACTCCAACCCTCAAAAGCCCAAGAGAAAACCCTCTTCAAGTTAGCCCTAATCACTTCTAAAGCCTGGAACCGGGTAAACTACCTGAGAAGGCGGGAATTCTTTGAAGGTAAACCAGTGGACTTTCTGGAAACACAGAAGACAGTCTATGAAGAGTTCAAGAAGGAAATCGGTTCCGCCACAGTTCAGACAATAGCGAGGAAGAACGCCGAAGCTTGGCGGAGTTTCTTCTCCCTCCTTCGGAACAAGAGAAACAGGGAACTCCCGAAATGGATGAGGCCAAAACCGCCAGAATACGTCAGGGATGCTCACCTAATAATCCTGAGGAATACACAATATAGGATTGAAGGGAACAGACTTGTTCTGATGGGTCTCGGCAAGTTCAAACGTCTCGAAGTCCAGTTTAAAGGTAGAATACATCTCAAGGGTAAACAGGGGAGATTAGAAATCACCTACGATGCCATTAAGCGGAAGTGGTATGTTCACATCAGCTTTACCGTTGAAGAAAAGTTAATCAACGGTGAGTGGATGAAAGTCCCAAGGAAACCATTGGGCGACCGTTCGGTAGGAATTGACTTGGGTGTAAACAACTTAATGGCTGTCTATGTGGAAAACGGTGAAAGCTTCCTCGTGAACGGAAGACCGTTGAAGAGCATTGCCTTTTACTGGCAGAAGAGAATAGCCGAGTATCAGTCAAAACTCAACAAAAGCGGTGTAAAGAAGAGTAGGCAGCTAAAAAGAATGCACGAGAAGGCCAAACTTCAAGCCAAACACTACATTAACACTGTTGTGAGACAGACCGTTGAGAGGCTTTATCAATTGGGTGTTAGCAGGATTGTTGTTGGCTATCCAAAAGGAATTGCCAGGGACTCTGATAAGGGCAGAAGGCAGAATTTCCTCCTCTCTCACGTCTGGCGGTTCAATATGGTAATTCAACGGCTCATGGAAGTTGCGGAAGAGTATGGTATCAGCATTATGGCTGTTGATGAGGCTTTCACTTCCAAAACTGCCCCGTTTGCGGGAAGCCCCATGAGGGAGCTCGCTTCGTTCGCGGATTATTTAAGTGTCCCGCGACGGGGCTTGTGTTCAATGCCGACCTTGTTGGGGCGTTCAACATTTTGAAAAAGGTAGCAAAAACGATAACCCCTAACTTGGGTGGCTTGTACGCTCAAGGGAGGGGTAACTGGCCGAAGACCGGGCCAGAGGGGTCGAAGACCCGTTTTGGTTTGGGTTTTAATGAGACCCCTCGAACCTCCCCGTCATTAGCGAGGGGTTAACTCGTTGAAGCCCTCATCCTTCAGGGCGGGGAGGAGGTCAGTCTCTGTTGTTTTTCACAGGGGAGTCATGTTTTGGAAGTTCGGTTGGGGTTTCTACGATACTAAGGAAACTCCGTTAGAAATTTTTTAAGAAAAAGTTATAAACTGTCTTTCCCACGGCTTTACAGCGGTGCCTAGCCTTCATAACCCATGCACCCCTCTGGCACCGCTCACACTGACCAAGGGGGCTTTAATAAGGATTTTAAAATCAGTAGCTTGAATATAGCCTCCATAACGATTGAGCGCTAGAATAACCGCCAAACTGCGACTGGAATAAAAACCTTCGAACCAGACCTTGAATAAGGGTTTAAATGAGCTGTTCCAATCTGCTTAGCAATCCGTGTTCTTCCGCTTCAAACCTATTTGAAGTGTTGGATAATATTAAAAGGAACCCTCCGTAAGATATGAGGGTGATAACGTGAGGAAAGTAGTTCCAGTGCTCTTACTACTGCTTCTAATACCCGTGGGCTACTACGTGGGTACCCAGGGAAAAGGCACCACCTATTCCGCGGGGCACAATGGCTCCTCTGAAATCAGTTTTCAGGCAGAGAACCTCTCCGTCTTCATGAAACTGGACAGAGAAATATACTCAAGGAACGACACGATGAGGCTAACAATCATCAACACGGGAGAGCTAAACGCCACAACCGGCTACGGATTCAGAATCTACCGCTTGGAAAACGGAAAGTGGACAGAGGTGCAGGTCAAGATGATGTTCATCCAGATGGCGGTAATAATTCCCCCTGGAAAGGAGTGGGAGCAAAGGGTGAAGCTCTCCAGTCTGAACCTCGAGCCGGGTCACTACAGGGTGGTCAAAAGCGTTATTATCTCCAACAGTGAAACCCACAACGCAGTTGGTATGAATGTGGGTGCCGAGTTCGATGTGAGGTGATAAGTGGCATTCCATTAGCAAAACTTTTTATCCCCCTCTCACATACCCAACCCTCGGCTATAGGGGTGAGGAAAAATGAAGTTCTGCCCAAAGTGTGGTAACCTCATGCTTCCAGACCGGAAAAGAAAGGTCTGGGTCTGCCGTTCCTGTGGCTATGAAGAGCCTTTTGACGAGGAGAAGGACCGAGAGAAGACCAAGATAACCCAGAAAGTTGAACACAAGCCGGATGAGGGCATCATCGTCGTTGATAAGGACGTGGAGACCCTGCCAACGACGAAGGTCTACTGTCCCAAGTGTGGTGAGGTTGTCGAGGCTTACTGGTGGGAGATGCAGACGAGGGCAGGTGATGAGCCGAGTACAATATTCTACAAATGCAAAAAGTGTGGCTACGTCTGGAGGTCTTACGAGTGAAGTCCGAGGAGGAACTGAAACTTGAGACCATAAGAAGGCTTGCTAGGAAGGCCCTGAAGGAGCTTGATGAAGCATACAGAAGAATCCCCGAGACTGACAACGGAAAAGCTTATTTATTCCGCGGGAAAGAAAGGGTTAGGATGATGCTCAGTATACTCAAGGAGGGATAAAGATGCCATTCGAAATAGTTTTTGACGGGGCTAAGGATTTCGCTGATCTTATTGCAACAGCCAGCAACCTCATAGACGAGGCCGCCTTCAAGGTAACAGAGGAAGGAATAAGCATGCGCGCCATGGACCCTAGCAGGGTCGTCCTCATCGACCTCAACCTCCCGGAAGGGATATTCTCCAAATATGAGGTTGAGGAAGAGGAAACCATAGGGATTAACATGGATCACTTCAAGAAGGTCCTCAAGCGCGGAAAGGGCAAGGACACGCTCATCCTGAAAAAGGGCGACGAGAACTTTCTTGAGATAACCTTCGAGGGAACTGCGAAGAGAACCTTCAAGTTGCCGCTCATAGAGGTGGAAGAGCTCGAGCTCGAGCTTCCGGAGCTTCCATTTACTGCTAAAGTCGTCGTCCTAGGAGAGGTGCTTAAAGAGGCCGTCAAGGACGCCTCCCTCGTCAGTGACGCCATGAAATTCATCGCCACAGAGAACGAGTTCATTATGAAGGCCGAGGGCGAGACGAACGAGGTTGAGATAAAGCTTACCCTTGAGGATGAGGGTTTACTCGACCTCGATGTTGAAGAGGAAACGAAGAGCGCTTACGGAATCAGCTATCTGGCTGACATGCTGAAGGGCATCGGGAAGGCCGACGAGGTAACGGTCCGCTTTGGCAACGAGATGCCCCTCCAGATGGAGTACCTTATACGGGACGAAGGAAAGCTTGTCTTCCTCCTCGCGCCGCGCGTTGAGGACTGATTTTCTTCTTCCCTATTCCCCGGAGGGGTGGTCATGGACATCGTCAAGCTCAGGGAGCTTCTTGAGGGTGAACTTTCGTCCCCGGAGCTGACCGAAGTTGGGGAGGAATTTTACAGGGAGTTCGACAGCTTGATAAAGGCCCTGAAGCTCGGCGCCGAAAGCTCCCATGAAAGGGGAGAGAACGTCGAGGAAAAACTTTATCTGGCCCAGGTAGAGATAGCTGAAAAGCTCGCCCGTGAGATAATTAAAATCCGCCTCCACAAGCTCGTTGACCTCGCAGTTGAAGGTCTTCCCAGTGAGATGACGGAAGAGGAGAAAAGGATATTCAGTGTTCTACGGGCATTTGTGGAGCGTGGAGAGGTTCCAGAAGCTCTACCCCGTGAGGAGCAACCGATTCGTGAGGAGATTGCTATAGCTAAGCCTGTCTCACCGCAGAGGAAGGTCCCACACGAAGCGTACATAATCCTGGTCGACCTTCCAAAGGTTCTCGACCCCGGGCTGAGGGAGTACGGACCGTTTCACGCTGGTGATATGGCCGTTCTCCCGAGGGAACTTGGGAAAGTCCTCTTAGAGAGAAGCGCGGCTGAGAGGATTAAAATAACCC includes these proteins:
- a CDS encoding transcription factor S encodes the protein MKFCPKCGNLMLPDRKRKVWVCRSCGYEEPFDEEKDREKTKITQKVEHKPDEGIIVVDKDVETLPTTKVYCPKCGEVVEAYWWEMQTRAGDEPSTIFYKCKKCGYVWRSYE
- a CDS encoding DNA polymerase sliding clamp; protein product: MPFEIVFDGAKDFADLIATASNLIDEAAFKVTEEGISMRAMDPSRVVLIDLNLPEGIFSKYEVEEEETIGINMDHFKKVLKRGKGKDTLILKKGDENFLEITFEGTAKRTFKLPLIEVEELELELPELPFTAKVVVLGEVLKEAVKDASLVSDAMKFIATENEFIMKAEGETNEVEIKLTLEDEGLLDLDVEEETKSAYGISYLADMLKGIGKADEVTVRFGNEMPLQMEYLIRDEGKLVFLLAPRVED